A stretch of the Capsicum annuum cultivar UCD-10X-F1 chromosome 10, UCD10Xv1.1, whole genome shotgun sequence genome encodes the following:
- the LOC107854557 gene encoding uncharacterized protein LOC107854557 — protein sequence MATQRLLFFLLLSSLTLLAQSRSNTNHVFSPCTDGKVQRSDGFTFGIVFAPRTSFFTNSSVQLSPCDKRLSLSSANSQLAVFRPKVDEISLLTINTSNFFPDSYGGYMVAFAGRKYAARSLPAFVANGTFIVTSFTLVHEFKKGRLENLYWKRDGCASCSGNSNFVCLNGQDCAIRTNNCKNRGGNVDCSLGIQLTFSGTDKHESVFNSWYEVKNLRQYSLYGLYSNLRSSLTDQYNKFF from the exons ATGGCGACTCAAAGGCTATTGTTCTTTCTACTACTTTCGTCTTTAACCCTTTTAGCACAATCACGCAGTAACACGAACCACGTCTTCTCACCATGTACCGATGGGAAAGTGCAGAGATCGGATGGGTTTACTTTTGGAATTGTATTTGCTCCGAGAACATCGTTTTTCACTAACAGTTCAGTTCAGTTGTCTCCTTGTGATAAACGGCTTTCGCTTTCCTCGGCGAATTCTCAACTTGCTGTGTTTAGACCTAAAGTTGATGAGATCTCTCTTCTTACTATTAATACTTCCAACTTCTTCCCT GATTCTTACGGAGGCTACATGGTTGCATTTGCTGGTCGGAAATATGCTGCTAGGTCTTTGCCTGCTTTCGTTGCTAATGGTACATTCATCGTAACAAGTTTTACTCTG GTACATGAATTCAAAAAGGGTAGGCTGGAAAACCTGTATTGGAAGAGAGATGGATGCGCGTCTTGCTCAGGCAACTCTAACTTTGTGTGCCTCAATGGTCAGGACTGTGCTATCAGGACTAATAACTGCAAGAATCGAGGTGGCAATGTTGATTGTAGCCTTGGGATACAACTTACGTTTTCTGGCACTGATAAGCATGAATCTGTCTTCAATTCGTGGTATGAAGTAAAGAATCTTCGGCAGTACTCTCTTTATGGCTTATATTCCAATCTCAGGAGCTCTCTCACCGATCAATACAACAAATTCTTCTGA
- the LOC107854565 gene encoding putative phosphatidylglycerol/phosphatidylinositol transfer protein DDB_G0278295, translating into MRSLIDVIPNPVFPPFWTFFGLIDNTDKKANYVVKVCGIDITPYPVKRDDNISGGKLVIDVKYLFLHVHQETHDICKETSCPVSGDFLLSHSQALPGIAPPGSYALTMKILDESNQELSCITFGFSISLLAEPIPIADG; encoded by the exons ATGAGATCTTTGATTGATGTGATTCCAAATCCAGTGTTTCCTCCCTT CTGGACTTTTTTTGGTTTGATCGATAACACAGATAAGAAGGCCAATTATGTTGTTAAGGTCTGTGGAATTGATATAACACCTTATCCTGTTAAAAGAG ATGATAATATCAGTGGCGGAAAGTTGGTAATTGACGTCAAGTATTTATTCCTTCATGTTCACCAAGAGACTCATGACATTTGTAAAGAAACGTCTTGTCCAGTTTCTGGTGATTTCTTGCTTTCACACTCTCAAGCTTTACCTGGAATCGCTCCTCCA GGCTCGTATGCTCTTACGATGAAAATATTGGATGAAAGCAATCAAGAGTTGTCATGCATAACCTTTGGTTTCAGTATTAGTTTACTTGCAGAACCAATTCCAATAGCAGATGGTTGA
- the LOC107854564 gene encoding pentatricopeptide repeat-containing protein At1g62350, whose protein sequence is MWRQGQKLVRRASVSKHSCSIRQIITGSASLSSPSVSIWRRKKEMGKEGLMVAKELKRLQSNTVRFERFMKSHVSRLLKSDLVSVLAEFQRQDLVYLSMRLYEAVRKEIWYQPDMFFYRDMLFMLARNKKVDETKKVWEDLKKEGVLFDQHTFGDLVRAFLDGGLPSEAMHIYDEMRRSPDPPMSLPYRVMLKGLLPYPILREKVKDDFLELFPDIVVYDPPEDLFDEEEWRKESDDD, encoded by the coding sequence ATGTGGCGTCAAGGTCAGAAGCTTGTGCGGCGAGCCTCGGTATCAAAGCATAGCTGCAGTATCAGACAAATCATTACTGGTTCAGCGTCATTGTCGAGCCCAAGCGTGTCGATATGGAGGCGCAAGAAAGAAATGGGGAAAGAAGGTTTGATGGTTGCCAAGGAGCTTAAGCGCTTGCAGTCGAACACTGTTAGGTTTGAGCGTTTTATGAAGTCGCATGTCTCTCGTCTACTCAAATCAGACCTCGTTTCCGTTCTTGCTGAGTTTCAAAGACAGGATCTCGTTTACCTATCCATGAGGTTGTATGAGGCTGTGCGCAAAGAAATATGGTACCAGCCAGACATGTTCTTTTACAGGGATATGCTTTTCATGCTCGCAAGAAACAAAAAGGTAGACGAAACAAAGAAAGTATGGGAAGATTTGAAGAAAGAAGGCGTACTTTTCGATCAGCATACATTTGGCGATCTTGTCAGGGCTTTTCTAGATGGTGGATTACCTTCAGAGGCAATGCACATATATGATGAAATGAGGCGCTCTCCTGATCCTCCTATGTCTTTACCTTATCGTGTTATGTTAAAGGGGCTTCTTCCTTACCCCATATTGAGAGAAAAAGTGAAGGATGATTTTCTGGAACTGTTCCCAGATATTGTAGTTTATGATCCACCTGAAGATCTATTTGACGAGGAAGAATGGAGAAAGGAGAGCGATGATGATTAG